A window from Canis aureus isolate CA01 chromosome 23, VMU_Caureus_v.1.0, whole genome shotgun sequence encodes these proteins:
- the MMP26 gene encoding matrix metalloproteinase-26 isoform X4 yields the protein MLVVSRQPHCGGNDGAKDSTFPGSSMWDKHTLTYRIINYPRDINPSTVKNIMQNAVSIWSNVTPLIFQQVKSQDADIKISFWDLAHGDCWPFDGPGGVLGHAFLPNSRAPGVIHFDRGEHWSTSYRGFNLFLVAIHELGHSLGLLHSKSLNSIMYPRYVNRDPRTFHLDGDDIKRIQQLYGERCSSEMPQCWHRRIIQPGFQWLHWKTKNSKP from the exons ATGCTGGTTGTGTCACGTCAGCCCCACTGTGGAGGAAATGATGGGGCTAAGGACTCCACTTTCCCAGGAAGTTCTATGTGGGATAAGCACACTCTGACCTACAG GATTATTAATTACCCAAGAGATATAAACCCATCCACAGTGAAAAATATCATGCAAAATGCAGTTTCCATCTGGAGTAATGTGACCCCTCTGATTTTCCAGCAAGTGAAAAGTCAAGATGCAGATatcaagatttctttttgggACTTAG CCCATGGAGATTGTTGGCCCTTTGATGGACCAGGTGGTGTCTTAGGTCATGCCTTTTTACCAAATTCTAGAGCTCCAGGAGTTATCCACTTTGACAGAGGAGAACATTGGTCAACTTCATACAGAG GGTTTAATCTGTTCCTGGTTGCCATTCATGAGCTAGGTCATTCTCTGGGCCTGCTGCACTCCAAGAGTCTGAACTCCATAATGTACCCTAGATATGTGAATCGGGACCCTAGAACCTTCCATCTTGATGGTGATGATATCAAAAGAATCCAGCAACTCTACG GAGAAAGATGTTCATCTGAAATGCCCCAGTGCTGGCACAGAAGAATCATTCAACCTGGGTTTCAGTGGCTTCACTGGAAGACAAAGAACTCAAAGCCTTAA
- the MMP26 gene encoding matrix metalloproteinase-26 isoform X2, which yields MQAAILKVTVFLPWCLAFPVPPATDLKGLDFVKLFLTKRELPLFTQEDKIQRLKQFHLNETVLQDEQMLVVSRQPHCGGNDGAKDSTFPGSSMWDKHTLTYRIINYPRDINPSTVKNIMQNAVSIWSNVTPLIFQQVKSQDADIKISFWDLAHGDCWPFDGPGGVLGHAFLPNSRAPGVIHFDRGEHWSTSYRGFNLFLVAIHELGHSLGLLHSKSLNSIMYPRYVNRDPRTFHLDGDDIKRIQQLYGERCSSEMPQCWHRRIIQPGFQWLHWKTKNSKP from the exons ATGCAGGCTGCCATCTTAAAGGTTACTGTTTTCCTGCCTTGGTGCCTGGCCTTTCCAGTGCCCCCTGCTACAGACCTTAAAGGACTGGACTTTGTTAAG CTTTTCCTGACCAAGAGGGAGTTGCCACTCTTCACCCAAGAGGACAAGATACAGCGCCTGAAGCAGTTCCATCTGAACGAGACAGTCCTACAGGATGAGCAGATGCTGGTTGTGTCACGTCAGCCCCACTGTGGAGGAAATGATGGGGCTAAGGACTCCACTTTCCCAGGAAGTTCTATGTGGGATAAGCACACTCTGACCTACAG GATTATTAATTACCCAAGAGATATAAACCCATCCACAGTGAAAAATATCATGCAAAATGCAGTTTCCATCTGGAGTAATGTGACCCCTCTGATTTTCCAGCAAGTGAAAAGTCAAGATGCAGATatcaagatttctttttgggACTTAG CCCATGGAGATTGTTGGCCCTTTGATGGACCAGGTGGTGTCTTAGGTCATGCCTTTTTACCAAATTCTAGAGCTCCAGGAGTTATCCACTTTGACAGAGGAGAACATTGGTCAACTTCATACAGAG GGTTTAATCTGTTCCTGGTTGCCATTCATGAGCTAGGTCATTCTCTGGGCCTGCTGCACTCCAAGAGTCTGAACTCCATAATGTACCCTAGATATGTGAATCGGGACCCTAGAACCTTCCATCTTGATGGTGATGATATCAAAAGAATCCAGCAACTCTACG GAGAAAGATGTTCATCTGAAATGCCCCAGTGCTGGCACAGAAGAATCATTCAACCTGGGTTTCAGTGGCTTCACTGGAAGACAAAGAACTCAAAGCCTTAA
- the MMP26 gene encoding matrix metalloproteinase-26 isoform X1 encodes MQAAILKVTVFLPWCLAFPVPPATDLKGLDFVKNYFHQLFLTKRELPLFTQEDKIQRLKQFHLNETVLQDEQMLVVSRQPHCGGNDGAKDSTFPGSSMWDKHTLTYRIINYPRDINPSTVKNIMQNAVSIWSNVTPLIFQQVKSQDADIKISFWDLAHGDCWPFDGPGGVLGHAFLPNSRAPGVIHFDRGEHWSTSYRGFNLFLVAIHELGHSLGLLHSKSLNSIMYPRYVNRDPRTFHLDGDDIKRIQQLYGERCSSEMPQCWHRRIIQPGFQWLHWKTKNSKP; translated from the exons ATGCAGGCTGCCATCTTAAAGGTTACTGTTTTCCTGCCTTGGTGCCTGGCCTTTCCAGTGCCCCCTGCTACAGACCTTAAAGGACTGGACTTTGTTAAG AACTATTTCCATCAGCTTTTCCTGACCAAGAGGGAGTTGCCACTCTTCACCCAAGAGGACAAGATACAGCGCCTGAAGCAGTTCCATCTGAACGAGACAGTCCTACAGGATGAGCAGATGCTGGTTGTGTCACGTCAGCCCCACTGTGGAGGAAATGATGGGGCTAAGGACTCCACTTTCCCAGGAAGTTCTATGTGGGATAAGCACACTCTGACCTACAG GATTATTAATTACCCAAGAGATATAAACCCATCCACAGTGAAAAATATCATGCAAAATGCAGTTTCCATCTGGAGTAATGTGACCCCTCTGATTTTCCAGCAAGTGAAAAGTCAAGATGCAGATatcaagatttctttttgggACTTAG CCCATGGAGATTGTTGGCCCTTTGATGGACCAGGTGGTGTCTTAGGTCATGCCTTTTTACCAAATTCTAGAGCTCCAGGAGTTATCCACTTTGACAGAGGAGAACATTGGTCAACTTCATACAGAG GGTTTAATCTGTTCCTGGTTGCCATTCATGAGCTAGGTCATTCTCTGGGCCTGCTGCACTCCAAGAGTCTGAACTCCATAATGTACCCTAGATATGTGAATCGGGACCCTAGAACCTTCCATCTTGATGGTGATGATATCAAAAGAATCCAGCAACTCTACG GAGAAAGATGTTCATCTGAAATGCCCCAGTGCTGGCACAGAAGAATCATTCAACCTGGGTTTCAGTGGCTTCACTGGAAGACAAAGAACTCAAAGCCTTAA
- the MMP26 gene encoding matrix metalloproteinase-26 isoform X3, protein MQAAILKVTVFLPWCLAFPVPPATDLKGLDFVKNYFHQLFLTKRELPLFTQEDKIQRLKQFHLNETVLQDEQMLVVSRQPHCGGNDGAKDSTFPGSSMWDKHTLTYRIINYPRDINPSTVKNIMQNAVSIWSNVTPLIFQQVKSQDADIKISFWDLGFNLFLVAIHELGHSLGLLHSKSLNSIMYPRYVNRDPRTFHLDGDDIKRIQQLYGERCSSEMPQCWHRRIIQPGFQWLHWKTKNSKP, encoded by the exons ATGCAGGCTGCCATCTTAAAGGTTACTGTTTTCCTGCCTTGGTGCCTGGCCTTTCCAGTGCCCCCTGCTACAGACCTTAAAGGACTGGACTTTGTTAAG AACTATTTCCATCAGCTTTTCCTGACCAAGAGGGAGTTGCCACTCTTCACCCAAGAGGACAAGATACAGCGCCTGAAGCAGTTCCATCTGAACGAGACAGTCCTACAGGATGAGCAGATGCTGGTTGTGTCACGTCAGCCCCACTGTGGAGGAAATGATGGGGCTAAGGACTCCACTTTCCCAGGAAGTTCTATGTGGGATAAGCACACTCTGACCTACAG GATTATTAATTACCCAAGAGATATAAACCCATCCACAGTGAAAAATATCATGCAAAATGCAGTTTCCATCTGGAGTAATGTGACCCCTCTGATTTTCCAGCAAGTGAAAAGTCAAGATGCAGATatcaagatttctttttgggACTTAG GGTTTAATCTGTTCCTGGTTGCCATTCATGAGCTAGGTCATTCTCTGGGCCTGCTGCACTCCAAGAGTCTGAACTCCATAATGTACCCTAGATATGTGAATCGGGACCCTAGAACCTTCCATCTTGATGGTGATGATATCAAAAGAATCCAGCAACTCTACG GAGAAAGATGTTCATCTGAAATGCCCCAGTGCTGGCACAGAAGAATCATTCAACCTGGGTTTCAGTGGCTTCACTGGAAGACAAAGAACTCAAAGCCTTAA